One window of Streptomyces sp. SUK 48 genomic DNA carries:
- a CDS encoding amino acid permease, with the protein MTSAQVDQRPDGPESARAEGGEGEGYQRGLGSRQIQMIAIGGAIGTGLFLGAGKGISKAGPSLILAYAIAGLVIFFIMRALGELLMYRPVSGSFSEYAREFIGPFAGFVTGWTYWLFWVVTGITEVTAAAAYMTYWFDIPQWASALIFTFVLYAANLISVKLFGELEFWFSMVKVTAIIGMILICAGILTIGFSDAGDTASVSHLWNQGGFFPHGIGGTLMTLQMVMFAFLAVELVGVTAGESKDPKKVLPKAINTVPWRIAVFYVGALIMILSVVPWTEFHPGVSPFVAAFQKMGLSVGAGIVNFVVLTAALSSCNSGMYSTGRMLRDLALNGQGPQLFTRLTRSGTPLVGTTFSAALMLVGVWINYQWPGKAFDYVVSFATISGMWAWIVILVCHIRYRRASDRGLLPRSEFPAPGAPYASVLSLLFIGMVIVLMGIDKDARVSLYCAPLWGAILGVSYAVLKRRNPEAAAFAKR; encoded by the coding sequence ATGACCTCAGCGCAGGTCGACCAGCGTCCCGACGGCCCCGAGTCCGCGCGGGCGGAGGGCGGCGAGGGCGAGGGTTATCAGCGCGGGCTCGGCTCCCGCCAGATCCAGATGATCGCCATCGGCGGCGCCATCGGCACCGGTCTGTTCCTCGGGGCGGGCAAGGGCATCTCCAAGGCGGGACCCAGCCTCATCCTGGCGTACGCCATCGCGGGCCTCGTCATCTTCTTCATCATGCGCGCGCTCGGCGAACTGCTGATGTACCGCCCGGTCTCCGGCTCGTTCTCGGAGTACGCGCGCGAGTTCATCGGCCCCTTCGCGGGCTTCGTCACCGGCTGGACGTACTGGCTGTTCTGGGTGGTCACCGGCATCACCGAGGTCACCGCCGCGGCCGCCTACATGACGTACTGGTTCGACATACCGCAATGGGCCTCGGCGCTGATCTTCACGTTCGTGCTCTACGCCGCCAACCTGATCTCCGTGAAGCTCTTCGGTGAGCTGGAGTTCTGGTTCTCCATGGTCAAGGTGACCGCGATCATCGGCATGATCCTGATCTGCGCGGGCATCCTGACGATCGGCTTCTCCGACGCCGGCGACACCGCCTCGGTGAGCCACCTGTGGAACCAGGGCGGCTTCTTCCCGCACGGCATCGGCGGCACCCTGATGACGCTCCAGATGGTCATGTTCGCCTTCCTCGCCGTCGAGCTGGTCGGTGTGACCGCGGGCGAGTCCAAGGACCCCAAGAAGGTCCTGCCCAAGGCGATCAACACCGTGCCGTGGCGGATCGCCGTCTTCTACGTCGGCGCGCTGATCATGATCCTCTCGGTGGTGCCGTGGACCGAGTTCCACCCGGGGGTGAGCCCCTTCGTGGCCGCCTTCCAGAAGATGGGCCTGTCGGTCGGCGCCGGCATCGTCAACTTCGTGGTCCTCACCGCCGCGCTCTCCTCCTGCAACTCCGGTATGTACTCCACCGGCCGCATGCTGCGTGACCTGGCGCTCAACGGGCAGGGCCCCCAGCTGTTCACCCGGCTGACGCGCAGCGGCACCCCGCTCGTCGGCACCACGTTCTCCGCCGCGCTGATGCTCGTCGGTGTCTGGATCAACTACCAGTGGCCGGGCAAGGCGTTCGACTACGTCGTCTCCTTCGCGACCATCTCCGGCATGTGGGCGTGGATCGTCATCCTGGTCTGCCACATCCGCTACCGCAGGGCGTCCGACCGCGGGCTGCTGCCCCGCTCGGAGTTCCCGGCCCCCGGCGCCCCTTACGCCAGCGTGCTCTCCCTGCTGTTCATCGGCATGGTGATCGTGCTGATGGGCATCGACAAGGACGCCCGGGTCTCGCTGTACTGCGCGCCGCTGTGGGGTGCGATCCTCGGCGTCTCCTACGCGGTGCTCAAGCGCCGCAACCCGGAGGCCGCGGCCTTCGCCAAGCGCTGA
- a CDS encoding RDD family protein: MSSAPPPGSGEQPPEDDPFRKPPPPNQGQGSPYDSPPPGDGGQPPPHDGQQPPPYGGQQPPPYGGQQPPPPGGPYGGGPYGGGPHGAGGYPGDPLAGMPPLADSAKRTLARIIDMILVGIVVYLLTWAFNVREYDVNGDQINAARSLGQSVIAAVLYIAYDTFLIHRTGQTLGMKWLRMRVANLSDGATPGLQTSLLRALVLWLPFAFCCACVWTVICGGWSFFDKPYKQGLHDKAAKTVVVSTETDRRR, encoded by the coding sequence ATGAGCAGCGCACCGCCCCCCGGCTCCGGAGAGCAGCCACCCGAGGACGACCCGTTCAGGAAGCCGCCCCCGCCGAACCAGGGGCAGGGCTCACCGTACGACTCCCCGCCCCCGGGCGACGGCGGGCAGCCGCCGCCCCACGACGGGCAGCAGCCCCCGCCCTACGGGGGTCAGCAGCCGCCTCCCTACGGGGGTCAGCAGCCCCCACCTCCGGGCGGCCCCTACGGGGGCGGTCCCTACGGCGGCGGCCCGCACGGTGCCGGGGGCTACCCCGGCGACCCCCTGGCCGGCATGCCCCCGCTCGCGGACAGCGCCAAGCGGACCCTCGCCCGCATCATCGACATGATCCTCGTCGGCATCGTCGTCTACCTGCTCACCTGGGCGTTCAACGTCCGCGAGTACGACGTGAACGGCGACCAGATCAACGCCGCCCGCTCCCTGGGGCAGTCCGTCATCGCCGCCGTGCTCTACATCGCCTACGACACCTTCCTCATCCACAGGACCGGCCAGACCCTCGGCATGAAGTGGCTGCGCATGCGGGTGGCCAACCTGTCCGACGGCGCCACCCCCGGCCTCCAGACCTCGCTGCTGCGCGCGCTGGTGCTGTGGCTGCCGTTCGCCTTCTGCTGCGCCTGCGTCTGGACCGTGATCTGCGGCGGCTGGAGCTTCTTCGACAAGCCCTACAAGCAGGGCCTGCACGACAAGGCCGCCAAGACGGTCGTGGTCAGCACCGAGACCGACCGGCGACGGTAG
- a CDS encoding M67 family metallopeptidase: protein MLTITQALYDQIVAHARKDHPDEACGIVAGPAGSDRPERFVAMLNAAMSPTFYEFDSGDLLRLYRELDDRDEEPVVIYHSHTATEAYPSRTDISYANEPGAHYVLVSTADTDGLGDFQFRSFRIVDGEVTEEEVRVVETY, encoded by the coding sequence ATGCTGACCATCACCCAGGCCCTGTACGACCAGATCGTCGCCCACGCCCGCAAGGACCACCCCGACGAGGCGTGCGGCATCGTCGCGGGCCCGGCCGGCTCGGACCGCCCCGAGCGGTTCGTCGCGATGCTGAACGCGGCCATGTCGCCGACCTTCTACGAGTTCGACTCCGGCGATCTGCTCAGGCTCTACCGCGAGCTCGACGACCGCGACGAGGAGCCGGTGGTCATCTACCACTCGCACACCGCGACCGAGGCGTACCCCTCGCGCACGGACATCTCGTACGCCAATGAGCCCGGTGCCCACTACGTCCTGGTGTCCACCGCGGACACGGACGGCCTCGGCGACTTCCAGTTCCGGTCCTTCCGGATCGTGGACGGAGAGGTCACCGAGGAGGAGGTCAGGGTCGTCGAAACCTACTGA
- a CDS encoding immune inhibitor A domain-containing protein: protein MTSRSWTFRAAAIGVTIAAASATFATFAVAEASTQRPSGAVHRHDPAPVQQKSHDLDGPLSKTQKAQREEALNQVIAGKTSPQERGGSKVVKLKSGKGKSKYVELSREKTDKIFTILVEFGDKTDPKFGGTPGPLHNTIAAPDRKQDNSTAWQKDYNQKHFQDLYFGTGKKTESLKKYYEKQSSGRYSVDGEVSDWVKVPYNEARYGNDACGSTNCTSVWNVVSDGLNSWVAQQKAAGKSEADIKKDLAKYDQWDRYDYDGDGNFNEPDGYIDHFQLVHAGEDESAGGGAQGKDAIWAHRWYAFGTDTGSTGPAANKLGGAQIGDTGIWVGDYTIQPENGGLGVFAHEYGHDLGLPDEYDTNGGDNSTGFWTLMSSGSWLGTGKESIGDLPGDMNAWDKLQLGWLNYDTAKAGVKSAHKLGVAEYNTKNRQALVVSLPDKAVTTEITQPAQGATQWWSGSGNDLKNTLTRSVDLTGKSSATLSLDGWWATENNYDFLYTEVSTDGGANWTALDGTADGQAIPRDGGGKPALTGFSETNKKLSYPLDAYAGQKIQLRFRYLTDGGVAENGFTADEITVTADGAALFSDNAESADNAWASNGFSRIGASFTKDYKQYYIAENRQYVSYDTTLKTGPYNFGSKARPDWVEHYAYQNGLLIWKWDLSQADNNTNAKDHPGVGQILPVDSHPTALRWNDGTLMRNRMQAYDSPFSLYRTDGLTLHNADVATKIKSSRGVPVFNDHTSDYYDPANPAGAVKVTDTNTKISIVREAKDGSTISVKVGPAVK, encoded by the coding sequence GTGACCAGCAGATCCTGGACGTTCAGAGCGGCGGCGATCGGTGTCACGATCGCGGCGGCCTCCGCCACGTTCGCCACCTTCGCGGTCGCGGAGGCGAGCACGCAGAGGCCGTCCGGCGCCGTGCACCGGCACGACCCGGCCCCGGTGCAGCAGAAGTCGCACGACCTCGACGGCCCGCTGAGCAAGACCCAGAAGGCTCAGCGCGAAGAGGCGCTCAACCAGGTCATCGCGGGCAAGACCAGCCCGCAGGAGCGCGGCGGCTCCAAGGTCGTCAAGCTCAAGAGCGGCAAGGGCAAGAGCAAGTACGTCGAGCTCAGCCGCGAGAAGACCGACAAGATCTTCACGATCCTGGTGGAGTTCGGCGACAAGACCGATCCCAAGTTCGGCGGCACCCCCGGGCCGCTGCACAACACGATCGCCGCGCCGGACCGCAAGCAGGACAACTCCACGGCCTGGCAGAAGGACTACAACCAGAAGCACTTCCAGGACCTCTACTTCGGCACCGGCAAGAAGACCGAGTCGCTGAAGAAGTACTACGAGAAGCAGTCCTCGGGCCGCTACTCGGTGGACGGCGAGGTCTCGGACTGGGTCAAGGTCCCCTACAACGAGGCCCGTTACGGCAACGACGCGTGCGGCTCCACCAACTGCACCAGCGTGTGGAACGTGGTCAGCGACGGCCTGAACTCCTGGGTCGCCCAGCAGAAGGCGGCCGGCAAGTCCGAGGCCGACATCAAGAAGGACCTGGCCAAGTACGACCAGTGGGACCGTTACGACTACGACGGTGACGGCAACTTCAACGAGCCCGACGGCTACATAGACCACTTCCAGCTGGTGCACGCCGGTGAGGACGAGTCCGCGGGCGGCGGCGCCCAGGGCAAGGACGCCATCTGGGCCCACCGCTGGTACGCCTTCGGCACCGACACCGGCTCCACCGGCCCCGCCGCCAACAAGCTCGGCGGCGCGCAGATCGGCGACACCGGCATCTGGGTCGGCGACTACACCATCCAGCCGGAGAACGGCGGACTCGGCGTCTTCGCCCACGAGTACGGCCACGACCTCGGCCTGCCGGACGAGTACGACACCAACGGCGGCGACAACTCCACAGGCTTCTGGACCCTGATGTCCTCCGGCTCCTGGCTGGGCACCGGCAAGGAGTCCATCGGTGACCTGCCCGGCGACATGAACGCCTGGGACAAGCTCCAGCTGGGCTGGCTGAACTACGACACCGCCAAGGCCGGTGTGAAGTCCGCGCACAAGCTGGGCGTCGCGGAGTACAACACCAAGAACAGGCAGGCCCTGGTCGTCAGCCTGCCCGACAAGGCGGTCACCACCGAGATCACCCAGCCCGCACAGGGTGCCACCCAGTGGTGGAGCGGCAGCGGCAACGACCTGAAGAACACGCTGACCCGGTCCGTCGACCTCACGGGCAAGTCCTCGGCCACGCTGAGCCTGGACGGCTGGTGGGCCACCGAGAACAACTACGACTTCCTCTACACCGAGGTGTCCACCGACGGCGGCGCCAACTGGACCGCCCTGGACGGCACCGCGGACGGCCAGGCCATCCCGCGTGACGGCGGCGGCAAGCCCGCGCTGACCGGCTTCTCGGAGACCAACAAGAAGCTGTCGTACCCCCTGGACGCCTACGCCGGCCAGAAGATCCAGCTGCGCTTCCGCTACCTCACGGACGGCGGCGTCGCGGAGAACGGTTTCACCGCGGACGAGATCACCGTGACCGCCGACGGCGCCGCGCTCTTCTCGGACAACGCCGAGTCGGCGGACAACGCCTGGGCCTCGAACGGGTTCTCCCGCATCGGCGCGTCCTTCACCAAGGACTACAAGCAGTACTACATCGCCGAGAACCGGCAGTACGTGTCGTACGACACCACGCTCAAGACCGGCCCGTACAACTTCGGTTCGAAGGCGCGGCCCGACTGGGTGGAGCACTACGCGTACCAGAACGGCCTGTTGATCTGGAAGTGGGACCTGTCCCAGGCGGACAACAACACCAACGCCAAGGACCACCCGGGCGTCGGCCAGATCCTGCCGGTCGACTCGCACCCGACCGCGCTGCGCTGGAACGACGGCACGCTGATGCGCAACCGGATGCAGGCGTACGACTCCCCGTTCAGCCTGTACCGCACCGACGGCCTCACGCTGCACAACGCGGACGTCGCGACGAAGATCAAGTCCTCCCGGGGCGTCCCGGTCTTCAACGACCACACCAGCGACTACTACGACCCGGCGAACCCGGCCGGCGCCGTGAAGGTAACTGACACCAACACCAAGATCTCGATCGTCCGCGAGGCCAAGGACGGCTCGACGATTTCGGTCAAGGTCGGACCCGCGGTGAAGTAG
- a CDS encoding DUF2017 domain-containing protein produces MPGQFEPLPGGGAAVALDDVEISIIRSLAVQLLELIGPGPGEDAPSDPLAELFAEGPSEPPADPVLRRLFPDAYSDPEKAPDSPAQAEERRAHSAEFRRFTENDLRAGKRENALAVIRSLDALAPVDEGGAVLKLSPEESRRWLGSLNDLRLAIGSRLEIADDDDTELLYRLPDADPRKPMVMAYLWLGGLQETLVATLLS; encoded by the coding sequence ATGCCCGGACAATTCGAACCGCTTCCCGGCGGCGGCGCGGCCGTCGCCCTCGACGACGTCGAGATCTCCATCATCCGCTCGCTGGCCGTCCAGCTCCTGGAGCTGATCGGACCGGGCCCCGGCGAGGACGCCCCCAGCGACCCGCTCGCCGAGCTGTTCGCGGAGGGCCCGAGCGAGCCGCCCGCCGACCCGGTGCTGCGCCGGCTCTTCCCGGACGCGTACAGCGACCCGGAGAAGGCCCCGGACTCGCCCGCCCAGGCCGAGGAGCGGCGCGCGCACTCCGCCGAGTTCCGCCGCTTCACGGAGAACGACCTCCGGGCCGGCAAGCGGGAGAACGCCCTCGCGGTGATCCGCAGCCTCGACGCGCTCGCCCCGGTGGACGAGGGCGGCGCCGTGCTGAAGCTGTCGCCCGAGGAGTCCCGGCGCTGGCTCGGCTCGCTCAACGATCTGCGCCTCGCGATCGGCTCCCGGCTGGAGATCGCGGACGACGACGACACCGAGCTGCTCTACCGGCTCCCCGACGCGGACCCGCGCAAGCCGATGGTGATGGCCTATCTGTGGCTGGGCGGCCTCCAGGAGACCCTGGTGGCGACTCTCCTGTCGTGA
- a CDS encoding RDD family protein, producing MSAPTPAPGDDRPREGYYPDPSIPGYVRYWNGAAWVPGTSRPAPKDGESLAPPPGVTPAVEETGPHFFDEEPGGPAASGPAVTGNSAEETGGSGAAGPWPAADGTGAPGRAGVPGQGGHAGGSGQLAGPGGPLGHPGAVPGRQGGPAVAGVPGQQAGPAGVPGPQGAAGDWGGRWDQGAAGQQAGHADPRHASVPAQAGGPWGADPRVPAEGSAPPDGRAERTDGAATIPPAEGDAPDPGTFVFRRPVTGRTDDGTMTMRPVPPKQADVPGFHAQGPVAAPTPATPPAPATPSAPTPAPAPAPAPAPAPGPGFGAVQPPQNRGPAPAAPQVPQQGGPGQGSWAQQVHQLAGGAAEEQPVAPWKPPVEDVFQAAARRQAAARPAGLGKRLAARLIDTVVLGAVTAVAAVPLGTRALDHIQQKVDAARQSGHEVTVWLLDGTTGTSLGIVLAVLLVLGVGYEVLPTVKWGRTLGKKLCGLDVRDIEGHEPPAFAPALRRWLVYSVPGLLGIGIVGVLWCLFDRPWHQCWHDKAAHTFVAG from the coding sequence ATGAGCGCCCCAACCCCGGCCCCCGGTGACGACCGGCCCCGCGAGGGCTACTACCCGGACCCGTCCATCCCCGGCTACGTCCGGTACTGGAACGGCGCCGCCTGGGTGCCCGGCACCAGCCGCCCGGCCCCCAAGGACGGCGAGTCGCTCGCCCCGCCCCCGGGCGTCACCCCGGCCGTGGAGGAGACGGGCCCGCACTTCTTCGACGAGGAACCCGGCGGCCCGGCGGCCTCGGGCCCCGCGGTCACCGGCAACTCCGCCGAGGAAACGGGAGGTTCGGGGGCGGCCGGGCCCTGGCCCGCGGCGGACGGGACCGGCGCGCCGGGCCGGGCGGGCGTGCCCGGTCAAGGGGGCCACGCGGGTGGTTCCGGCCAACTCGCCGGGCCGGGCGGGCCGCTGGGCCACCCGGGCGCCGTCCCCGGTCGGCAAGGAGGGCCGGCGGTCGCGGGCGTCCCCGGCCAACAGGCGGGCCCGGCAGGCGTTCCGGGGCCCCAGGGAGCGGCGGGGGACTGGGGCGGCCGGTGGGACCAGGGCGCCGCCGGGCAGCAGGCCGGGCACGCCGATCCGCGGCACGCCTCCGTGCCCGCGCAGGCCGGTGGCCCCTGGGGCGCCGACCCCCGGGTTCCCGCCGAGGGGAGCGCACCGCCCGACGGGCGGGCGGAGCGCACCGACGGCGCCGCCACGATCCCGCCCGCCGAGGGCGACGCCCCCGACCCCGGCACCTTCGTCTTCCGGCGCCCGGTCACCGGCCGTACCGACGACGGCACGATGACGATGCGTCCGGTACCGCCGAAGCAGGCCGACGTGCCCGGCTTCCACGCGCAGGGCCCGGTCGCCGCGCCCACCCCCGCGACACCCCCGGCACCCGCCACCCCCTCGGCCCCGACCCCAGCTCCCGCCCCGGCCCCCGCCCCCGCTCCCGCCCCGGGGCCCGGGTTCGGCGCCGTACAGCCGCCCCAGAACCGGGGGCCCGCGCCCGCCGCCCCGCAGGTCCCGCAGCAGGGCGGCCCCGGACAGGGGTCCTGGGCGCAGCAGGTGCACCAGCTGGCCGGGGGAGCGGCGGAGGAACAGCCCGTCGCGCCGTGGAAGCCGCCGGTGGAGGACGTCTTCCAGGCGGCGGCGCGCCGGCAGGCCGCCGCCCGCCCCGCGGGGCTCGGCAAGCGGCTCGCGGCCCGGCTGATCGACACCGTGGTCCTGGGCGCCGTGACCGCCGTCGCGGCCGTCCCGCTCGGCACCCGGGCCCTCGACCACATCCAGCAGAAGGTCGACGCGGCCCGGCAGTCCGGGCACGAGGTCACCGTCTGGCTGCTCGACGGCACCACCGGCACCAGCCTCGGCATCGTCCTCGCCGTGCTGCTCGTCCTCGGCGTCGGCTACGAGGTGCTGCCCACCGTCAAATGGGGCCGCACCCTCGGCAAGAAGCTGTGCGGCCTCGACGTACGCGACATCGAGGGCCATGAGCCCCCGGCCTTCGCCCCGGCGCTGCGCCGCTGGCTGGTGTACAGCGTCCCCGGGCTGCTCGGCATCGGGATCGTGGGCGTGCTGTGGTGCCTGTTCGACCGGCCCTGGCACCAGTGCTGGCACGACAAGGCGGCGCACACCTTCGTCGCCGGCTGA
- the clpS gene encoding ATP-dependent Clp protease adapter ClpS codes for MVTVTSPAPVEIERTESAEEVFAVPESDVPWVTIVHNDPVNLMSYVTYVFQTYFGYSKDKATKLMLDVHHKGRAVVSSGTREEMERDVQAMHGYGLWATLQQDRK; via the coding sequence ATGGTCACCGTGACGTCACCCGCGCCCGTAGAGATCGAACGCACCGAGTCGGCGGAGGAGGTCTTCGCCGTACCCGAGTCCGACGTCCCCTGGGTCACCATCGTGCACAACGACCCGGTCAACCTCATGAGCTATGTGACGTACGTCTTCCAGACGTACTTCGGCTACTCCAAGGACAAGGCCACCAAGCTCATGCTCGATGTCCACCACAAGGGCCGGGCGGTCGTCTCCAGCGGAACCCGCGAGGAGATGGAACGCGACGTGCAGGCGATGCACGGCTACGGTCTGTGGGCCACCCTCCAGCAGGACCGGAAGTAG
- a CDS encoding SsgA family sporulation/cell division regulator: MQHTVVERELELRLILSPERSIPVPARLVYRSDDPYAVHVVFHINSEFPVHWTFARDLLVEGVFRPCGHGDVRVWPTKSGGHSVVLMALSSPDGDALLEAPVPQVSAWLERTLRAVPPGTEGEQLGIDDALDQLLAR, from the coding sequence ATGCAGCACACGGTGGTGGAGCGGGAGCTCGAACTCAGGCTGATCCTGTCCCCCGAGCGGAGCATCCCGGTCCCGGCCCGGCTCGTCTACCGCTCCGACGACCCCTACGCCGTCCATGTCGTCTTCCACATCAACTCCGAGTTCCCGGTGCACTGGACGTTCGCCCGCGATCTGCTGGTGGAGGGGGTGTTCCGGCCGTGCGGGCACGGGGACGTGCGGGTGTGGCCGACGAAGTCGGGGGGCCACAGCGTCGTACTGATGGCGCTGAGTTCGCCCGACGGGGACGCCCTCCTGGAGGCGCCGGTCCCGCAGGTCTCCGCCTGGCTGGAGCGCACCCTGCGGGCGGTGCCGCCGGGCACGGAGGGTGAGCAGCTCGGCATCGACGACGCCCTCGACCAGCTGCTCGCCCGGTGA
- a CDS encoding nicotinamidase: MRRALIVVDVQNDFCEGGSLAVAGGADVAAAITELIGQAGGTGYRHVVATRDCHIAPGGHFADDPDYVRSWPAHCVAGTEGVGFHPNFAPAVASGAIDAVFDKGAYSAAYSGFEGTDENDTPLAAWLRDREIDEVDVVGVATDHCVRATALDAAREGFRTQVLLDLTAGVSPATTERALEELREAGVELIGKPVVSGG; this comes from the coding sequence ATGCGTCGCGCGTTGATCGTCGTGGATGTGCAGAACGACTTCTGCGAGGGGGGCAGCCTCGCGGTGGCGGGGGGTGCGGACGTCGCCGCCGCGATCACCGAGCTGATCGGGCAGGCGGGCGGCACGGGGTACCGCCATGTGGTGGCCACCCGGGACTGTCACATCGCGCCCGGCGGCCACTTCGCGGACGACCCGGACTACGTCCGCTCCTGGCCGGCGCACTGCGTCGCCGGCACGGAGGGGGTGGGCTTCCACCCGAACTTCGCCCCCGCGGTCGCCTCCGGCGCCATCGACGCCGTCTTCGACAAGGGCGCCTACTCCGCCGCGTACAGCGGTTTCGAGGGCACCGACGAGAACGACACCCCGCTCGCCGCGTGGCTGCGCGACCGCGAGATCGACGAGGTCGACGTGGTGGGCGTCGCCACCGACCACTGCGTGCGCGCGACCGCCCTGGACGCCGCCCGGGAGGGCTTTCGCACCCAGGTCCTGCTGGACCTGACGGCGGGTGTCTCCCCGGCGACGACGGAGCGGGCCCTTGAGGAGCTACGGGAAGCGGGCGTGGAACTGATCGGCAAGCCGGTCGTCAGCGGCGGCTGA
- a CDS encoding nicotinate phosphoribosyltransferase: MNTADLGLPVDVPSTALFTDQYELTMLQAALKAGTAERRSVFEVFTRRLPEGRRYGVVAGTGRVLDAVENFRFDEGQLGFLREQRIVDEETLAWLADYRFTGDIWGYPEGEVYFPGSPILRVEGSFAECVLLETVILSILNHDSAIAAAASRMASAAGERPLIEMGARRTHELAAVAAARAAYVGGFATTSDLAAGFRYGIPTVGTSAHAFTLLHDHERDAFRAQVDTLGPGTTLLVDTYDVAEAVRTAVEVAGPELGAVRIDSGDLLLVAHRVRRQLDELGATGTRIVVTSDLDEYAIASLAAAPVDAYGVGTQLVTGSGHPTASMVYKLVARAETADPEAPLVPVAKKSSGGKASVGGRKWAARRLDAHGVAEAEVVGTGPVPARLADRQLLVRLVEDGRVVAREPLDVPRERHIAARANLPLSATQLSRGEPVLPTEYVHERPGS; encoded by the coding sequence ATGAACACAGCGGACCTTGGGCTGCCGGTGGATGTTCCCTCGACGGCGCTCTTCACCGACCAGTACGAACTGACGATGTTGCAGGCCGCGCTGAAGGCCGGCACGGCCGAGCGGCGCAGCGTGTTCGAGGTCTTCACCCGGCGGCTGCCGGAGGGGCGGCGCTACGGCGTGGTCGCGGGCACCGGGCGCGTCCTGGACGCGGTGGAGAACTTCCGCTTCGACGAGGGCCAGCTCGGCTTCCTGCGCGAGCAGCGGATCGTCGACGAGGAGACCCTGGCGTGGCTCGCCGACTACCGGTTCACCGGGGACATCTGGGGCTACCCCGAGGGCGAGGTGTACTTCCCCGGCTCCCCGATCCTGCGGGTGGAGGGCAGCTTCGCCGAGTGCGTGCTGCTGGAGACGGTGATCCTCTCCATCCTCAACCACGACTCCGCCATCGCGGCCGCCGCCTCCCGGATGGCCTCCGCAGCCGGTGAGCGCCCGCTGATCGAGATGGGCGCCCGCCGCACCCACGAGCTGGCGGCCGTCGCCGCCGCGCGCGCCGCCTACGTCGGCGGTTTCGCCACCACGTCCGACCTCGCGGCCGGCTTCCGCTACGGCATCCCGACCGTCGGCACCTCCGCGCACGCCTTCACCCTGCTGCACGACCACGAGCGGGACGCCTTCCGGGCCCAGGTGGACACCCTCGGCCCGGGCACCACGCTGCTGGTGGACACGTACGACGTCGCCGAGGCGGTCCGTACGGCGGTGGAGGTGGCCGGGCCGGAGCTGGGCGCGGTGCGCATCGACTCCGGCGATCTGCTGCTGGTCGCGCACCGGGTCCGCCGGCAGCTGGACGAGCTGGGCGCGACCGGGACCCGGATCGTGGTCACCTCGGACCTGGACGAGTACGCGATCGCCTCGCTGGCCGCGGCGCCCGTGGACGCGTACGGGGTCGGCACCCAGCTGGTCACCGGGTCCGGGCATCCGACCGCGTCCATGGTCTACAAGCTGGTCGCGCGCGCCGAGACCGCGGACCCGGAGGCGCCGCTGGTGCCGGTCGCGAAGAAGTCCAGCGGCGGCAAGGCGTCCGTCGGGGGCCGCAAGTGGGCGGCGCGGCGGCTGGACGCGCACGGGGTGGCCGAGGCGGAGGTCGTGGGCACCGGACCGGTGCCGGCGCGGCTCGCCGACCGGCAGCTGCTGGTACGGCTGGTCGAGGACGGCCGGGTCGTGGCGCGCGAGCCGCTGGACGTACCGCGCGAGCGGCACATCGCCGCGCGGGCGAACCTCCCCCTGTCCGCGACGCAGCTGTCGCGGGGGGAACCGGTCCTGCCGACGGAGTACGTCCACGAGCGCCCGGGTAGCTAG
- a CDS encoding MoaD/ThiS family protein has translation MAIEVRIPTILRTYTDGQKAVEGSGTTLAELFTDLESRHAGIQARIVDGDQLRRFVNVYLNDEDVRFLDGINTKLSDGDNVTILPAVAGGMR, from the coding sequence ATGGCCATCGAGGTCCGCATCCCGACCATCCTCCGCACGTACACCGACGGCCAGAAGGCCGTGGAGGGCAGCGGGACCACCCTCGCCGAGCTGTTCACCGACCTGGAGAGCCGGCACGCGGGCATCCAGGCCCGCATCGTGGACGGCGACCAGCTGCGCCGGTTCGTCAACGTCTACCTGAACGACGAGGACGTCCGCTTCCTGGACGGCATCAACACCAAGCTGTCGGACGGCGACAACGTGACGATCCTGCCGGCCGTCGCCGGCGGGATGCGCTGA